In one Arachis duranensis cultivar V14167 chromosome 9, aradu.V14167.gnm2.J7QH, whole genome shotgun sequence genomic region, the following are encoded:
- the LOC107467568 gene encoding thioredoxin-like fold domain-containing protein MRL7L, chloroplastic encodes MALPNSMTLPLSSFVSPTFVKKRNLIIPKQKQLKLGKKFLNVGDSKVIRVPTRVQALKSDDADWKRRREASSDSDDEEDTPPSFDQNDPYSMSLEERLEWRRKIREVMDRKPEVQEELDPEEKKRKFEKLLNDYQLVVEEEDPDWPEDADGRGFNLGQFFDKITIKNTKKANDDDDDDDDKEEIEWRDDNYIRPIKDIKTAEWEETVFKDISPLIILVHNRYRRPKENEKIRNELEKAVHIIWNCRLPSPRCIALDAVVETELVDALQVSVFPEIIFTKAGKILYREKALRNADELSKIMAFFYYGAAKPPCLNSISDSQEEIPSVSIDNPVS; translated from the exons ATGGCACTACCAAATTCGATGACCTTGCCCTTGTCATCCTTCGTATCACCTACTTTTGTAAAAAAGAGGAACTTGATCATTCCCAAGCAGAAACAGTTAAAGCTCGGAAAGAAGTTTTTGAAT GTTGGTGATTCTAAAGTGATAAGAGTACCAACAAGAGTTCAAGCTCTCAAGTCTGATGATGCTGATTGGAAGAGACGGCGTGAAGCTTCTAGTGACTCTGATGATGAAGAGGACACACCTCCTTCATTTGATCAAAATGACCCTTATAGTATGAGCCTTGAAGAGAGACTAGAATGGAGGAGGAAAATTAGAGAAGTAATGGATAGAAAGCCGGAAGTTCAAGAGGAGTTAGACcctgaagagaagaagagaaaattcgAAAAGCTTTTGAATGATTACCAGCTTGTTGTGGAAGAGGAGGATCCTGACTGGCCTGAAGATGCAGATGGGCGGGGATTCAACTTAGGGCAGTTTTTCGACAAGATTACCATTAAGAACACCAAAAAGGCCAATgatgacgacgacgacgacgatgaCAAGGAAGAAATAGAATGGCGAGATGATAATTACATTCGACCTATTAAAGACATAAAGACTGCAGAATGGGAGGAGACTGTATTCAAAGACATAAGTCCGTTGATTATTCTCGTACACAATCGATATAGAAG gccgaaagagaatgaaaaaattCGAAATGAACTGGAGAAGGCTGTGCATATCATATGGAACTGCAGATTACCATCCCCAAGA TGTATTGCACTTGATGCTGTTGTCGAGACTGAACTAGTTGATGCACTTCAAGTGTCAGTCTTCCCAGAAATTATCTTTACCAAAGCAGGGAAGATCTTATACCGTGAAAAAG CACTTCGAAATGCAGATGAATTGTCAAAAATCATGGCATTCTTTTACTACGGCGCAGCTAAACCTCCATGCCTGAATAGCATATCAGATTCTCAAGAAGAAATTCCTTCTGTTAGCATTGATAATCCGGTATCCTGA